A genomic window from Micromonospora violae includes:
- the eno gene encoding phosphopyruvate hydratase translates to MTAISRVRGRQILDSRGNPTVEADVVLADGSTGRAAVPSGASTGANEAVELRDGDRTRFHGKGVSKAVAAVNGEIADAVLGLDAEDQALIDETMIDLDGSKDKGRLGANAILAVSLAAAKAAASAHRQPLYRYVGGVGARLLPVPMINIINGGAHADNPLDFQEFMIAPVGAQTFAEAVRMGAEVFHTLKGSLAAAGHHTAVGDEGGFAPNVTDADEALRFVLRAIEDTGYEPGVDVQICLDPASSEFFRSGVYDYVGEGRQRTVDEHIDYLLDLVSRYPISSIEDPMAEDDIAGWKRLTAAAGERVQLVGDDVFCTDVDRLRDGIDGGYANAILVKVNQIGTLTETLATVDAAHKAGYRVVMSHRSGETEDTTIADLAVAVGCGQIKTGSLSRSDRTAKYNQLIRIEEELDGRAIYAGRR, encoded by the coding sequence ATGACGGCAATCAGCCGGGTGCGGGGTCGGCAGATCCTCGACAGCAGGGGCAACCCGACCGTGGAGGCCGACGTGGTCCTCGCCGACGGGTCGACCGGCCGGGCGGCCGTGCCGTCCGGCGCGTCGACGGGGGCGAACGAGGCGGTCGAGCTGCGCGACGGGGACCGGACGCGTTTTCACGGCAAGGGGGTCAGCAAGGCCGTCGCCGCGGTCAACGGCGAGATCGCCGACGCGGTGCTCGGGCTCGACGCGGAGGACCAGGCCCTGATCGACGAGACGATGATCGACCTCGACGGTTCCAAGGACAAGGGTCGGCTGGGTGCCAACGCGATCCTGGCGGTGTCCCTGGCGGCGGCGAAGGCGGCGGCGTCGGCCCACCGGCAGCCGCTCTACCGCTACGTCGGTGGCGTCGGCGCTCGTCTGCTGCCGGTGCCGATGATCAACATCATCAACGGCGGCGCGCACGCCGACAATCCGCTCGACTTCCAGGAGTTCATGATCGCGCCGGTCGGCGCGCAGACCTTCGCCGAGGCGGTCCGGATGGGCGCGGAGGTCTTCCACACCCTCAAGGGGTCCCTGGCCGCGGCCGGTCACCACACCGCCGTCGGCGACGAGGGGGGCTTCGCGCCGAACGTCACCGACGCCGACGAGGCGCTGCGGTTCGTGCTGCGCGCCATCGAGGACACCGGCTACGAGCCCGGGGTGGACGTGCAGATCTGCCTCGACCCGGCCAGTTCGGAGTTCTTCCGCTCGGGCGTCTACGACTACGTCGGCGAGGGACGCCAACGCACCGTTGACGAGCACATCGACTACCTGCTGGACCTGGTCTCCCGGTACCCGATCAGCTCGATCGAGGACCCGATGGCCGAGGACGACATCGCCGGCTGGAAGCGGCTGACGGCGGCGGCGGGGGAGCGCGTGCAGCTGGTCGGCGACGACGTCTTCTGCACCGACGTCGACCGGCTGCGCGACGGGATCGACGGCGGCTACGCCAACGCGATCCTGGTCAAGGTCAACCAGATCGGCACGCTCACCGAGACCCTGGCGACGGTGGACGCCGCCCACAAGGCGGGGTACCGGGTGGTGATGTCGCACCGGTCCGGGGAGACCGAGGACACCACCATCGCTGACCTGGCGGTGGCCGTCGGATGCGGGCAGATCAAGACCGGCTCGCTGTCGCGCTCGGACCGCACGGCCAAGTACAACCAGCTCATTCGTATCGAGGAGGAGCTCGACGGCCGCGCGATCTACGCTGGGCGGCGATAG
- a CDS encoding acyl-CoA dehydrogenase family protein, with product MTATVDNAQTAAEPANLLDPVIDDVIRPQAPIVDRDGAFPRPGVDALAAAGLLGLASSTEVGGGGHGMRTVAGVIERLAAECGSTAMVVLMHYAATAVIEAHGPRDVRAAIAAGDHLTTLAFSEYGSRSHFWSPTGTASAAAAADDTVLLEARKSWVTSAGEADSYVWSSLPLTREAGPMTLWLVPAGSPGLSVTGDFDGLGLRGNGSRPMTADGLRVPAAAMMAADGAGLDTALGAVLPWFLVLNAAFCLGLADSAVTEAGRHLTRTTLTHTGAALRDAPVTRRDLARLMIRTDALRAFLGDTLTALETGRDDAMLRVLQVKALAGETVAEVTDGAMQLCGGSAFRKELGLERRFRDARAARVMAPTTDALHDFVGRVATGLPLLDEANR from the coding sequence ATGACGGCCACTGTCGACAATGCCCAGACCGCCGCCGAACCCGCCAACCTGCTCGACCCGGTGATCGACGATGTGATCCGCCCGCAGGCGCCAATCGTCGACCGGGATGGGGCCTTCCCTCGCCCGGGTGTCGACGCTCTCGCCGCCGCCGGCCTGCTCGGCCTGGCCTCCTCGACCGAGGTCGGTGGCGGCGGCCACGGCATGCGGACGGTCGCCGGGGTCATCGAACGGCTGGCCGCCGAGTGCGGGTCCACCGCGATGGTGGTGCTCATGCACTACGCGGCGACCGCGGTCATCGAGGCGCACGGCCCGCGCGACGTCCGCGCGGCCATCGCCGCCGGCGATCACCTCACCACGCTGGCGTTCTCCGAGTACGGCTCGCGCAGCCACTTCTGGTCGCCGACCGGCACCGCGAGCGCCGCCGCCGCCGCCGACGACACGGTCCTCCTGGAGGCCCGTAAGAGCTGGGTCACCTCGGCCGGCGAGGCCGACAGCTACGTCTGGTCGAGTCTTCCGCTGACCCGCGAGGCCGGCCCGATGACGCTGTGGCTCGTGCCGGCCGGCAGCCCTGGCCTGAGCGTGACCGGCGACTTCGACGGCCTGGGCCTGCGCGGCAACGGCTCTCGGCCGATGACCGCCGACGGGCTCCGGGTTCCGGCGGCGGCGATGATGGCGGCCGACGGCGCCGGGCTCGACACCGCGCTCGGCGCGGTCCTGCCCTGGTTCCTGGTGCTCAACGCCGCCTTCTGCCTCGGCCTCGCCGACAGTGCGGTGACCGAGGCCGGCCGACATCTGACCAGAACAACGCTCACGCACACCGGTGCCGCCCTGCGCGACGCGCCCGTCACCCGACGCGACCTCGCCCGACTGATGATCCGCACCGACGCGCTGCGCGCCTTCCTGGGCGACACGCTCACCGCCCTGGAGACCGGCCGCGACGACGCGATGCTGCGGGTGCTCCAGGTCAAGGCGCTCGCCGGCGAAACGGTCGCCGAGGTGACCGACGGCGCGATGCAGCTCTGCGGCGGCAGCGCCTTCCGCAAGGAGTTGGGCCTTGAGCGCCGTTTCCGGGACGCCCGCGCGGCTCGGGTGATGGCACCGACCACCGACGCGCTGCACGACTTCGTCGGTCGTGTCGCCACCGGGCTGCCACTGCTCGACGAGGCCAACCGCTGA
- a CDS encoding ferritin-like domain-containing protein, protein MSATPVAEVHLADLGFGQGAHLLVQRALAGLPPGGRLAVSGRDPALRVHLPAWCRGRGHRVEWPDRDDRSDLVAVVVRGSADDDRWHGAERAGPAQPSALTRRPPARWGLGARGALLETGGPEARFDLDDRDLVWADIAPHLYAQAAARQWDPQTAVPWDDPFALPADVEAAVVQVMTYLVENEQAALVVPARFVGRIHPHFREVVQLLAVQMADEARHMEVFSRRALLRGAELGTSSAGGRQSLFTLVAESDFALASFLLSVLGEGSFVDLLSFLHQFAPDPVTRRICWLAMQDERRHVVFGMAHLEHQAQVDPLLRDRLRAAIHRRHDALIDTAGLNADVFDALVVLAAGGWRPDDVSTGFDRVRALQDAMDQGRQRRLVRLGFRPDEAAALSALHTRNFM, encoded by the coding sequence GTGAGCGCGACACCGGTCGCCGAGGTACACCTCGCTGACCTGGGTTTCGGGCAGGGCGCGCACCTGCTCGTGCAACGCGCCCTGGCCGGGCTGCCGCCCGGCGGTCGGTTGGCGGTGTCCGGCCGCGACCCGGCGCTGCGCGTACACCTGCCCGCCTGGTGTCGGGGCCGGGGCCATCGGGTCGAATGGCCGGATCGGGACGACCGGAGCGACCTCGTCGCGGTGGTGGTCCGGGGCTCGGCGGACGACGACCGCTGGCACGGCGCGGAGCGGGCCGGCCCGGCGCAGCCGTCGGCGCTCACCAGGCGTCCGCCGGCGCGGTGGGGGCTCGGCGCCCGCGGCGCGCTCCTCGAAACCGGCGGTCCCGAGGCGCGGTTCGACCTGGACGACCGCGATCTGGTCTGGGCCGACATCGCCCCCCACCTGTACGCCCAGGCGGCCGCCCGACAGTGGGATCCGCAGACCGCGGTGCCGTGGGACGACCCGTTCGCGCTGCCGGCCGACGTCGAGGCCGCGGTGGTGCAGGTGATGACCTACCTGGTTGAGAACGAGCAGGCCGCCCTCGTCGTACCGGCCCGGTTCGTGGGGCGCATCCATCCGCACTTCCGGGAGGTGGTGCAGCTGCTCGCGGTGCAGATGGCCGACGAGGCCCGGCACATGGAGGTCTTCAGCCGGCGGGCGCTGCTGCGCGGCGCCGAGTTGGGCACGTCATCGGCGGGCGGCCGGCAGTCGCTGTTCACGCTCGTCGCGGAGTCCGACTTCGCGTTGGCGTCGTTCCTGCTCTCCGTGCTCGGCGAGGGGAGCTTCGTCGACCTGCTCTCGTTCCTGCACCAGTTCGCCCCGGATCCGGTGACGCGGCGGATCTGTTGGCTCGCCATGCAGGACGAGCGCCGGCACGTGGTGTTCGGCATGGCGCACCTGGAGCATCAGGCGCAGGTGGATCCGCTGCTGCGCGACCGGCTGCGGGCCGCCATCCACCGCCGTCACGACGCGCTGATCGACACCGCCGGCCTCAACGCGGACGTCTTCGACGCCCTGGTGGTGCTCGCGGCGGGTGGTTGGCGGCCGGACGACGTGTCCACCGGCTTTGACCGGGTGCGGGCTCTGCAGGACGCGATGGATCAGGGCCGTCAGCGCCGACTCGTCCGCCTGGGCTTCCGGCCCGACGAGGCGGCGGCGCTCTCCGCCCTGCACACCCGCAACTTCATGTAG
- a CDS encoding phosphate/phosphite/phosphonate ABC transporter substrate-binding protein — MPAPTVLLGAVAYDPKVVTIWEGFRAWLRGRGLDFDFVLYSHYERQVEDLVAGRIDAAWNSPLAWLRAERLAAANGTTVRALTMRDTDQDLTSIVVVRADSPVRQLADLNGRAVAVGAIDSPQATLIPLGHLAAAGVTVDVRRFDVGVGLHGDHIGGERDAARALVAGEVDAACMIDANHLAFVREGTLPPEGTRIVAQTARYDHCNMTVRAPESDGVRLFGTLLLGMSYADPQVRPLLDLEGLTAWREGRTTGYAALAEAVDASGFYSPDGRVTATDYRP; from the coding sequence ATGCCCGCGCCAACCGTTCTGCTGGGCGCGGTGGCGTACGACCCGAAGGTGGTGACCATCTGGGAGGGCTTCCGCGCCTGGTTGCGCGGCCGGGGCCTGGATTTCGACTTCGTCCTCTACTCGCACTACGAGCGACAGGTCGAGGACCTCGTCGCCGGGCGGATCGACGCGGCCTGGAACTCGCCCCTGGCCTGGCTGCGGGCCGAACGACTGGCGGCCGCCAACGGCACGACCGTACGCGCGCTCACGATGCGCGACACCGACCAGGACCTCACCTCGATCGTGGTGGTTCGCGCGGACTCGCCGGTGCGGCAGCTCGCGGACCTCAACGGCCGGGCGGTCGCCGTCGGGGCGATCGACAGTCCACAGGCGACGCTCATTCCGCTGGGCCACCTCGCGGCAGCCGGGGTCACTGTCGACGTACGCCGCTTCGACGTGGGCGTCGGCCTGCACGGCGACCACATCGGCGGCGAACGCGACGCGGCCCGCGCCCTGGTGGCCGGCGAGGTCGACGCGGCCTGCATGATCGACGCCAACCATCTGGCGTTCGTACGGGAGGGCACCTTACCGCCCGAGGGCACCCGGATCGTGGCGCAGACCGCACGCTACGACCACTGCAACATGACGGTCCGCGCGCCGGAGTCCGACGGGGTCCGGCTCTTCGGCACGCTGCTGCTCGGCATGTCGTACGCCGATCCGCAGGTGCGTCCGCTGCTCGACCTGGAGGGGCTGACGGCCTGGCGGGAGGGCCGCACCACGGGCTACGCGGCCCTCGCCGAGGCGGTCGACGCCAGCGGCTTCTACTCCCCCGACGGGCGGGTGACGGCCACGGACTACCGGCCGTGA
- a CDS encoding PEP/pyruvate-binding domain-containing protein — protein MAALLTDLSGPATEVGGKAFGLRVADAHGWRVPPTAVIPATAVPQSGEADPSWLRQSSMEIAAWARDSGVSHLVVRSSAEVEDQAAHSYAGVFGSAFSRLDPVGLTDALTSVIASTRSTTRAAYEDAVGLPRSAGRMAIVVQATVPARSSGVAFGWHTPDGPQLLVEGTWGLAVHLVEGISAGDSHRSGPVGGHRVRPKPLAVYPVPDHAHRPGDVVVTDHGFPAKVVYVDEPAGLAYLRLPPALAERGCLHPGLLAELERLVGRPVPGCSSGVDVEWVEDANGTVWLVQLRPLTARPTEPTASDRRREPTGTLRGEPGAPGTWRGPVSSPAGIGRYTPADGRVLVCGAARPELLPAIARASAIVSTDGGVLCHIAIVARELGKPCVIGIHEATTALPEDMVVTVDGTAGTVRAAPVPEDIDRPAEPADDVSVGFLPPDQPPDPADEVFTACDVVVLILTRYGSVAPDALAAAPDHLVVVVATTEVAETLCPEPGWRLRQVSGGWSLLARGVDPDLLRRVCRLLSVPGALQ, from the coding sequence GTGGCTGCGCTCCTGACCGACCTGTCCGGACCCGCCACCGAGGTTGGCGGCAAGGCGTTCGGTCTGCGTGTCGCCGACGCCCATGGGTGGCGCGTCCCGCCCACCGCGGTGATTCCCGCTACCGCAGTTCCACAGAGCGGAGAGGCCGACCCGTCGTGGCTGCGGCAGAGCAGCATGGAGATCGCGGCGTGGGCGCGCGACAGCGGCGTCAGCCACCTGGTTGTGCGTTCGTCTGCGGAGGTGGAAGACCAGGCCGCGCACAGCTATGCGGGTGTCTTCGGCTCTGCATTCAGCCGGCTGGACCCGGTGGGCCTCACCGACGCCCTGACGTCGGTGATCGCCTCCACCCGGTCCACGACCCGGGCCGCCTACGAGGATGCCGTTGGCCTGCCACGGTCCGCCGGCCGGATGGCCATCGTGGTGCAGGCCACCGTGCCCGCCCGCAGCAGCGGAGTGGCATTCGGCTGGCACACACCGGACGGACCGCAGTTGCTCGTCGAGGGCACCTGGGGGCTGGCGGTGCACCTCGTCGAGGGCATCAGCGCCGGTGACTCCCACCGCAGCGGCCCAGTGGGCGGGCACCGGGTCCGACCAAAGCCGTTGGCCGTGTATCCGGTGCCGGACCACGCGCATCGACCCGGCGATGTCGTGGTCACCGACCACGGGTTTCCGGCCAAGGTCGTTTATGTCGACGAGCCAGCCGGGCTGGCCTACCTACGCCTGCCGCCGGCCCTGGCCGAGCGGGGTTGCCTGCACCCGGGGCTGCTCGCCGAACTGGAGCGACTGGTGGGTCGTCCGGTGCCCGGCTGTTCCAGTGGTGTGGACGTGGAATGGGTCGAGGACGCCAACGGCACGGTGTGGCTGGTGCAGTTACGCCCTCTGACCGCCCGACCGACGGAACCGACCGCATCCGATCGGCGCCGAGAGCCAACCGGAACCCTGCGCGGTGAACCCGGTGCGCCCGGTACGTGGCGCGGGCCAGTGTCCTCGCCGGCCGGTATCGGCCGGTACACCCCTGCCGACGGACGGGTTCTCGTGTGCGGGGCGGCCCGCCCCGAGCTGCTGCCCGCAATCGCCCGCGCGTCGGCCATCGTCAGCACCGACGGCGGGGTGCTGTGCCATATCGCAATCGTCGCTCGGGAGCTCGGTAAGCCCTGCGTGATCGGTATCCACGAAGCCACCACGGCGCTCCCCGAGGACATGGTGGTGACAGTGGATGGCACCGCAGGCACCGTCCGAGCCGCTCCCGTGCCGGAGGACATCGATCGCCCGGCCGAGCCGGCCGACGACGTCAGCGTCGGATTCCTCCCACCGGACCAGCCACCCGACCCGGCCGACGAGGTCTTCACCGCCTGCGACGTGGTCGTGTTGATCCTCACCCGCTACGGTTCGGTCGCCCCCGACGCCCTCGCCGCTGCCCCCGACCACCTGGTCGTCGTCGTCGCCACCACCGAAGTCGCCGAAACGCTGTGCCCCGAGCCCGGTTGGCGGCTTCGGCAGGTATCCGGCGGATGGTCGTTGCTGGCACGCGGGGTGGACCCGGATCTGCTGCGCCGGGTGTGCCGGCTGCTGTCCGTACCGGGTGCGCTGCAATGA
- a CDS encoding RipA family octameric membrane protein, whose product MLTGAARQYLGRNQVDIAAIRSALWTSEVTADSYGGETERYQGAILEQYKIYVEMADRVSARRGSTNTFFLAVNTAVFTLVNVIWAQGVQVPRTALVLPLAILVAQCAAWSWILRSYRQLASAKFRVIGALEERLPASPYWRAEWKGLGSGRDRSLYWPMAYLEQWVPVVFAVAYLILLGLVLAVTVS is encoded by the coding sequence ATGCTGACGGGCGCGGCACGACAGTACCTTGGACGCAACCAGGTGGACATTGCGGCAATTCGATCGGCGCTATGGACGTCCGAGGTGACCGCCGACTCGTATGGGGGCGAGACCGAGCGGTATCAGGGCGCGATTCTCGAACAATACAAGATCTACGTCGAGATGGCCGACCGCGTGAGCGCGCGGAGGGGCTCGACGAACACCTTCTTCCTAGCCGTGAACACCGCCGTCTTCACACTGGTCAACGTCATCTGGGCGCAGGGCGTACAGGTGCCCCGCACCGCACTGGTGCTCCCACTGGCCATCCTCGTCGCGCAGTGCGCCGCGTGGTCGTGGATTCTGCGCTCGTACCGGCAGCTGGCGTCCGCCAAGTTCCGCGTGATCGGCGCACTCGAGGAGCGGCTACCGGCGTCGCCGTATTGGAGGGCGGAGTGGAAGGGCCTCGGCTCCGGCAGGGATCGGTCGCTGTACTGGCCAATGGCCTATCTTGAGCAGTGGGTGCCGGTCGTGTTCGCCGTGGCCTACCTGATCCTGCTCGGTCTGGTCCTGGCCGTCACGGTCTCCTGA
- a CDS encoding TetR/AcrR family transcriptional regulator: MARSKSPASAGTRQRLSDAALDLFHLRGYNGTSVQDIVAAAGAPKGTFYNHFGSKEDLALDSVARYSEAMGLEMLDGRQGGTARERIIAHLRYITGLADTMGDRGCLLGNFASEIPAHSDVLRAAVDASFGRWVATLGDAIEQARAAGELQGDEPARSLAGFIVSSYEGAAARAKASGDPAALREFFDITTTRILT, from the coding sequence ATGGCACGATCGAAGTCGCCGGCCTCCGCCGGGACCAGGCAGCGGTTGTCCGACGCCGCGTTGGACCTGTTCCACCTGCGCGGCTACAACGGGACGAGCGTGCAGGACATCGTCGCTGCCGCCGGGGCCCCCAAGGGCACCTTCTACAACCACTTCGGCAGCAAGGAGGATCTCGCCCTCGACTCGGTGGCGAGATATTCCGAGGCGATGGGGCTGGAGATGCTCGACGGCAGGCAGGGTGGCACCGCGCGCGAGCGGATCATCGCGCACCTGCGCTACATCACCGGCCTCGCCGACACCATGGGTGACCGTGGTTGCCTGCTCGGCAACTTCGCCAGCGAGATTCCGGCACACAGTGACGTCCTGCGAGCTGCCGTCGACGCCAGCTTCGGCCGATGGGTCGCGACTCTCGGCGACGCCATCGAGCAGGCACGTGCGGCCGGTGAGCTACAGGGCGACGAACCCGCCAGGAGCCTCGCCGGTTTCATCGTCTCCAGCTACGAGGGGGCGGCGGCGCGGGCGAAGGCATCCGGTGACCCGGCCGCCCTGCGGGAGTTCTTCGACATCACCACCACCCGGATCCTCACCTGA
- a CDS encoding DUF1330 domain-containing protein: MSTYLINHLRIPGGVPTEESLRYLEQVQATTEAYGAKWLVIDAEVEVLEGSWPGSVVLIEFPDAATAKTWYNSPEYQAILSLRTAHTINDLILVDSVGPDFTVAGYAQKIRTLLGQ; encoded by the coding sequence ATGAGCACCTACCTGATCAACCACCTGCGCATCCCGGGCGGGGTGCCGACCGAGGAGTCCCTGCGCTACCTGGAGCAGGTGCAGGCCACCACCGAGGCGTACGGCGCCAAGTGGCTCGTCATCGACGCCGAGGTGGAGGTCCTGGAGGGCAGCTGGCCCGGCTCGGTCGTGCTGATCGAGTTCCCGGACGCGGCGACCGCGAAGACCTGGTACAACTCGCCCGAGTACCAGGCGATCCTGTCGCTGCGCACCGCACACACCATCAACGACCTGATCCTGGTGGACTCCGTCGGCCCGGACTTCACGGTGGCCGGCTACGCGCAGAAGATCAGGACCCTGCTCGGCCAGTGA
- a CDS encoding ion transporter, with protein sequence MSDAPVPAPRGAPPRHRSGWIDRCDRLARSRPFEIAIVVVILANGIVLGLETYDDLSPAGTALHALELLFRAVFVVEIAVRLTAYGKRPQDFFRHGWNVFDFVVIAAIFIPGLHGDPALLRVVRVARMVRLVRFSPGLRTIVSALWRSLPGVTGFLALAVVTLYVYGMAGWLIFGNRYPEEYGDIGRSLLTLFVLLSLETLPDLIEQGLAISPWTLLYYVSYVVITVNLLLNILIAVIVNSMEEARRLEMTERLAPGYDEDGDGVPDEVDRIALTQRLDDLRAVITELERELRIDRDDGSGRPHRDNARVRR encoded by the coding sequence GTGAGTGACGCACCAGTGCCCGCCCCGCGGGGTGCGCCACCGCGGCACCGCTCGGGCTGGATCGACCGTTGCGACCGACTCGCCCGGTCGCGCCCCTTCGAGATCGCCATCGTGGTGGTCATCCTCGCCAACGGCATCGTGCTCGGCCTGGAGACGTACGACGACCTGAGCCCGGCGGGCACCGCGCTGCACGCGCTGGAGCTGCTCTTCCGGGCCGTCTTCGTCGTCGAGATCGCCGTCCGGCTGACGGCGTACGGCAAGCGCCCACAGGACTTCTTCCGGCACGGCTGGAACGTCTTCGACTTCGTGGTGATCGCGGCGATCTTCATCCCGGGCCTGCACGGCGACCCGGCCCTGCTGCGGGTCGTACGGGTCGCCCGGATGGTCCGCCTGGTGCGGTTCTCGCCAGGTCTGCGGACCATCGTCTCCGCGCTGTGGCGCAGCCTGCCGGGCGTCACCGGGTTCCTCGCCCTGGCCGTGGTGACGCTCTACGTGTACGGCATGGCCGGCTGGCTGATCTTCGGCAACAGGTATCCCGAGGAGTACGGCGACATCGGGCGATCACTGCTGACGCTGTTCGTGCTGTTGTCGCTGGAGACGCTGCCGGACCTCATCGAGCAGGGCTTGGCGATCTCACCATGGACGCTGCTCTACTACGTCAGCTATGTGGTCATCACCGTCAACCTGCTGCTCAACATCCTCATCGCGGTCATCGTGAACTCCATGGAGGAGGCCCGCCGGTTGGAGATGACCGAGCGGCTGGCTCCCGGGTACGACGAGGACGGCGACGGCGTACCGGACGAGGTGGACCGCATCGCGCTGACCCAACGGCTGGACGACCTGCGGGCGGTCATCACCGAGTTGGAACGGGAACTGCGCATCGACCGGGACGACGGGTCCGGTCGACCTCATCGGGACAACGCCCGCGTCAGACGGTAA
- a CDS encoding TraR/DksA family transcriptional regulator, with the protein MDRYASPVRRELLRLREQTEAQATALENDLRGLFEASRSSNADDEHDPEGSTIAFERAQLTAVLDATRRRLAELDVALRRVDDGSYGVCEGCHRPIPAERLVARPSARTCVACASRR; encoded by the coding sequence ATGGACAGGTACGCGAGCCCGGTCCGCCGGGAGCTGCTACGGCTGCGCGAGCAGACCGAGGCGCAGGCCACTGCACTGGAGAACGACCTGCGCGGCCTCTTCGAGGCGTCCCGGTCGTCCAACGCCGACGACGAACACGACCCCGAGGGCAGCACCATCGCCTTCGAACGCGCACAGCTCACCGCCGTCCTCGACGCCACCCGCCGACGCCTGGCCGAGCTGGACGTCGCGCTGCGACGGGTGGACGACGGCAGCTACGGCGTGTGCGAAGGGTGCCATCGCCCCATCCCCGCCGAGCGTCTCGTCGCCCGCCCGTCAGCGCGTACGTGTGTGGCCTGCGCCAGCCGACGCTAG
- a CDS encoding HAD family hydrolase, whose translation MSIGTDRNLNILALDVDGVLVHPNDRFDGGPWDTHIQHDLGIDPRALGQRFFKVYWPEIIVGKRDLRETLETVLPELNPAVTVDDFLNYWFVNDARVDEDVAAEVRMWRERTGGTAIAVTNQEKYRIAYLTDQVGLGDLFDHILWSGELGMTKSNIDFYLAAQARTGCDDPQRMWFFDDDQANVSVATEAGWRAHFYTSLDEMRRVLSSVRS comes from the coding sequence ATGAGCATCGGGACCGACCGCAATCTGAACATACTGGCCCTCGACGTGGACGGTGTGCTGGTTCATCCGAATGACCGGTTCGACGGCGGGCCGTGGGACACCCACATTCAGCACGATCTGGGGATCGACCCGCGCGCGCTGGGCCAGCGGTTCTTCAAGGTCTACTGGCCGGAGATCATTGTGGGTAAGCGTGACCTGCGGGAGACCCTCGAGACCGTGCTGCCCGAGCTCAACCCCGCCGTGACGGTCGACGATTTTCTCAATTACTGGTTCGTCAATGACGCGCGAGTCGACGAGGATGTCGCCGCCGAAGTCCGGATGTGGCGGGAGCGGACGGGGGGTACGGCCATTGCGGTGACCAACCAGGAGAAGTACCGGATCGCCTACCTGACCGACCAGGTGGGCCTCGGTGACCTGTTCGATCACATCCTGTGGTCGGGTGAGCTGGGCATGACCAAGAGCAATATCGACTTTTATCTCGCCGCTCAGGCGAGGACGGGATGCGACGACCCGCAGCGGATGTGGTTTTTCGACGATGACCAAGCCAACGTGTCGGTAGCGACGGAGGCTGGCTGGCGGGCCCACTTCTACACCAGCCTGGACGAGATGCGGCGAGTACTGTCGAGCGTCCGCTCGTAG